From Bacteroides uniformis:
GTTCATCACTTTCCATACTTTGCGACGCCCCTACATCACCCTAAAATGGGCGGAATCTTCTGACAGATATATCGATTACTCCCGCACGGACGGTAAACCGGTTATCCTCTCCAGCCCGCTGACTTCGATGCTGGTACACAAGAAACGGGCAGAGCACAGTGCCATATTAGTAGGTACCCGTACGGCTGAACTGGACAATCCCTGCCTGAATGTCCGCCATTGGTACGGCCGTTCACCGGTACGTATCGTGCTGGACCGGCAACAAAAGCTATCCCCCAGCCTTCACCTATTTGACGGTAGCGTGCCGACCCTCGTTTTTACAGAAGCCCCGCACGCTCCGCTACCGAATGTAGAGTATCTGCCAGTCAGCGACTACCGACGGAATATACTCCCCGAACTCATGGAAACGCTGTATACACGCGGATTACAATCCCTTTTGGTAGAGGGTGGCAGCCAAACGCTCCAATCCTTCATTGATGCCGGATTGTGGGACGAAATCTTTGTGGAAGAAGCTCCGCACCTTCTTCATTCCGGCGTCAAAGCACCCGAAATCAGTGACGGATATCCATTTGCAACAGAGTATTCTTTCGGCAGGAGTTTTCGCCATTATACGGCCTCAAGAAACAGTCAATAGCCTCATTTCAGGGCTTTTTTATCGAGAAAAAGGGGGATATTATCTATAATTTTATATAAAACTTCCCCGTAAAGCTGTTTATAGAAAAAAATGTTCCTATTTTTGCAACTTGTAAATAAACACTAACTTTCAAAATGAGAATAAAGTTTCTATCAGTAATTGTGAGTTTTCTTATTGTGTCATTTGCTCTAAGTTCATGCCTTGACTCTGACGACAATTATGAATTCAGCTCCGATGCTACTATACATGCTTTTGGTATCGATACCATACATGGCAAACATTACAAATTTACAATTGACCAGCTCAATAGGCTCATCTATAACAGAGATTCATTGCCCGTAGGTTCAGATACCATCATTGACCGTATTCTGATTGATACTATGACCGTTACCGGTTGGATAACTTCAGGCTCGCCTACCGACACGGTATTCGTCATGTCGGACTCCGTGGATTTGAGACCCGCCATGAACAACGATGCCGGCATGCTGTTCAAAGCACATGCCGCCGACGGTGTTACAGTCCGCGAATATAAATTGAAAGTTAATGTACATCTGCAAGACCCGGACTCACTCGTCTGGACAGACATGCAGAATAGGGGGAATATATTCTCCAATACCATCAATTTAGGCCAGCAAAAAGCGGTTATACTTGGAGACGAGTTGTTTGTCTACACTTCCAACACTACCGCTTACAAGACATCGACTGCGCCCGATAAATACAACTGGAGTAAAGTCAATGTCAGCAACCTCCCCTCAGACGTAAAGCTGACATCTGCCGTAGAGTATAACAATGCACTCTACATGGTTACAAAAAGCAAAAGAGTATTCAGCTCTACCAACGGCGGCGCCTGGACAGAAGTCACTACATTGGGAGACAATGTCATAGTCCTCATTAATGGTTTCTCCGACCGGCTCTCGGGTATTGTGGAAATCAACGGAAAGCAATATTTCAACATCTGTAAAGACGGAAAGAATTGGGAAGCGGAAAACACGGCTGACAACCTTACCCTTGAGGAAGTCCCGGCAGGATTCCCTACCGAAAACATATCCACCACCCAGACCAACACCGGCAATGGTGTAGAGAAGGTGGTTCTGGCAGGAATGCCGCTGGCCAACGAACAAGAGACAATACCCTGGTTCTCATTGGACGGCAAAGGCTGGGCAAGCCTGGCTAACACGGTGTACGACACATCTTGTCCCGGCATGGTCAACCCTGCCATTATGTACTATGGCGACATGTTCTATTGCTTTGGAGGAGAACTTGACGCCATCTACAACTCCATCACAGGCATTGCGTGGAGCAAGACAGAAACCAAGTTCCTGCTACCCCAGGAATTCAAAGGGAAAGGCGCGTACTCCATTATAGTGGAACCGACGAAAGACAAAACTGTGGCCCCGGCAGACAAACGGGACTTCATTTGGGTGATATTCGGCGGCAACGGCACCAAGAATGAGGTATGGCGCGGACGTCTTAACAGATTGGGCTTCGAAATACAATAATAATGATGTCATATAAGGAAGAAATCGATCTAAACCGGATACCCCAGCACGTGGCGATTATCATGGACGGTAACGGACGGTGGGCCAAGCAGCGTGGACACGAACGCAGCTATGGACATCAGGCCGGCGCAGAGACTGTGCACGTCATTGCAGAGGAAGCCGCTAAATTAGGAGTCAGATACCTTACTTTATATACGTTCTCTACCGAGAACTGGAATCGTCCGTCGGACGAGGTAGCCGCCTTGATGGGATTGCTCTTCGACTCCATAGAGGAAGAGACGTTCATGAAGAACAATATCAGTTTCCGGGTAATAGGAGATATTGAAAAACTGCCTGCCAACGTACAGCAACGGCTCAACACTTGCGTGGCACACACCTCCCACAACACGGGAATGTGCCTGGTACTGGCATTGAGCTACTCTTCCCGCTGGGAAATAACGGAAGCTGCCCGGCAAATAGCCGACCTGGTACAGAAAGGTGAGCTGAAACCCGAACAAATCGACAGTGAGCTCATATCCCGTCATCTGACAACCCACTTCATGCCCGACCCCGACCTGCTGATACGTACCGGAGGAGAGCTCCGCCTTAGTAACTACATGCTCTGGCAATGCGCCTATTCGGAACTTTATTTCTGTGATACCTATTGGCCCGACTTCCGTGAAGAAGAATTACGCAAAGCCATATGTGACTATCAGAAACGCGAACGCAGGTTCGGCAAGACCAGCGAGCAAATCAATTAATCACCGGACACACAAATAGTAAATAGTAAATTGTAAAATAGTAAATAAAAAGATGCACTATCGTATTTTCTCCATACTCGTAACGTTTGTCTGCCTTTTCGGCTGCGCACTGACAACAGCAGCACAGGACGTAAACAACACCGATGAAACCGAAAAGCCGGTTATACTCTATTCGGGAACACCCAAGAAGTATGAAATAGCCGACATTAAGGTCGAAGGAGCCCAGAACTATGAGGATTATGTAATTGTCGGATTGTCCGGACTATCCAAAGGGCAGACTATCACCGTGCCGGGTGACGAGATTACACAAGCTTGTAAGCGCTACTGGCGCCACGGTCTGTTCTCTGACGTGGAAATTACAGCAGACAAGATTGAAGGCGACCAAATTTGGCTGACCATTCATCTGACCATGCGTCCGCGTGTTTCCGACATACGCTACAACGGTGTGAAGAAGTCAGAGCGTGAAGACCTGGAAAGCAGAATCGGCATGATAAAGGGCGGTCAGATTACACCTAATCTGGTGGACCGCGCCAAGACCTTGATAAAGCGCTATTTTGACGACAAGGGCTTCAAGAATGCAGATGTAATCATCACCCAACGTGATGATCCGGAAAAGAAGAATGAAGTGATTGTCAACATCGACATCGACAAGAAGGAGAAAGTGAAAGTACATCAAATCACCATTGTAGGCAACGAGGCCCTCACGACCAAGAAGCTGAAGCGTGTGATGAAGAAAACAAACGAAAAGGGCAAGCTGCTCAATCTGTTCCGCACCAAGAAATTCATTGAGGACAACTACGAAGCGGACAAACAGCTGATTATCGACAAATACAACGAACTGGGTTATCGTGACGCCATCATCGTGACAGACAGTATCAAGCCCTACGATGACCGCACGGTAGACATCTTCATGCAGATTGAGGAAGGACAGAAATACTATCTCCGCAATGTAACCTGGGTAGGTAACACACTGTATCCTTCCGAACAACTGAACTTCCTCCTCCAGATGAAGAAGGGTGATGTCTACAACCAAAAGTTACTTGAAGAGCGTACAATGACCGATGACGATGCCATCGGTAACCTTTACTACAACAACGGTTATCTGTTCTACAGCCTCGAACCGGTGGAAGTAAACATCGTGGGCGACTCCATCGACCTGGAAATGCGTATCTACGAAGGTCGCCAGGCTACCATCAATAAAGTCAGCATCAACGGTAACGACCGTTTGTATGAAAACGTAGTACGCCGTGAACTCCGTACCCGTCCGGGCGAACTCTTCAGCCGTGAAGACCTGATGCGTTCCATGCGTGAAATCCAGCAGATGGGACACTTCGACCCCGAACAAATCCAGCCCGACATCCAGCCGAGACCGGAAGACGGCACGGTAGACATCGGTTATGACCTTGTATCCAAAGCCAACGACCAGGTAGAGTTCTCCGCCGGTTGGGGACAAACGGGTATTATCGGTAAGTTAAGTCTGAAGTTCACCAACTTCTCTCTGTCCAACCTGCTGCATCCGGGTGAGAACTACCGCGGTATCCTCCCGCAAGGTGATGGTCAGACATTGACCATCAGCGGCCAGACCAATGCCAAATACTATCAGTCATACAGCGTTTCATTCTACGACCCGTGGTTTGGCGGTAAACGCCCGAATGCATTCTCCGTATCGGCTTTCTATTCCCGCCAGACCGACATCAGTAGCCGTTATTACAATTCAGCCTACATGAACAGCTATTACAACAGCTATTATAGCGGTATGTATGGCTACGGTATGTACAACTACGGCAATTACAACAACTACGAGAATTATTACGACCCGGACAAATCTATCCAGATGTATGGTCTTGCAGTGATGTTCGGTAAGCGTTTGAAGTGGCCGGATGACTACTTCCAGTTCACAGCCGAGTTGTCTTACCAACGCTATGTTCTGAGTGACTGGCAGTACTTCCCGGTTACCAACGGTAAGTGTAATAACCTCAGCCTCAACCTGACCTTGTCCCGTAGCTCTATCGACAACCCGATTTATCCGCGCCAAGGTTCCGAGTTCTCGTTGTCTGCACAAATCACACCGCCTTTCTCTCTGTTCGACGGTACCGATTACAGCAAGTACAGCACCAGCAGCCAGGAAGACATGAACAAGATGCACAAGTGGATTGAATACCACAAGTGGAAATTCAAATCCAAAGTCTACATCCCGTTGATGGACCCGATTACCGTCAAACGTACTCCGGTGCTGATGGGACGTGTAGAATTCGGTTTGCTGGGACACTACAACAAATACAAAAAGTCTCCGTTCGAAACGTTTGACGTGGGTGGTGACGGTATGACCGGCTACTCCAGCTATGCTACAGAAAGCATCGCCCTCCGTGGTTATGAGAACAGTTCATTGACTCCATACGGTTCTGAAGGTTATGCCTATACACGTCTCGGACTGGAATTAAGATATCCTTTGATGCTCGAAACAAGTACCAGTATTTATGCGTTAACGTTTGTGGAAGCCGGTAATGCATGGCATGATGTCAATAAGTTCAACCCGTTCGAATTGAAACGTTCAGCCGGTGTCGGTGTCCGCATCTTCCTCCCGATGATTGGTATGATGGGTATCGACTGGGCTTACGGTTTCGACAAAATAATGGGTTCCTCGCAATATGGCGGTAGCCAGTTCCACTTCATCCTGGGACAAGAATTCTAAGCAATGGACAATTGATAATTGACAATTAATGCAGTATCGTTATGAAGAAGAGTTTATTGATCCTTTTTACGCTGTTTGCAGTAAGTATAACAGCCGGTGCACAGAAGTTCGCCTTGATTGACATGGAATATATCCTGGAAAATATTCCTGCCTACGAACGTGCCAATGAACAACTGGAGCAAGCCTCCAGACAATGGCAGAGTGAAGTCGAAAAGATTTCCGAAGAAGCCAAGACTCTGTACAAGAACTATCAGTCCCAGATTGCTTCCCTTTCTGAAACACAGAGAGGCAAAAAGGAGGAAGAGATTGTCGCTAAAGAGAAATCAGCAGCCGAACTGCGCCGCAAATACTTCGGTCCGGAAGGCGAACTGTATAAAAAACGTGAAAGTCTGATGCAACCCATTCAAGATGAAATATACAATGCTGTAAAGGAAATTGCGACACAGAACGGATATGCGGTAGTTGTAGACCGTGCTTCCGCATCAAGTATCATTTTTGCCTCGCCGAGTATTGACGTCAGCAATGAAGTACTTGCAAAACTGGGATATTCAAATTAATTTCATACATTTGTTTCAGAATATAGACTGCATTCAAGATTAAAAATAAGCTTGCTTATTTTGTATTGCGTTCAGTTTGCGCTATATTTGCCCCCGACGAATAATCATTCAAATAAATAATAAACATTATGCTTAAAAAAATCGCACTACTCGTAGTTATGTTCGCCCTCCCACTGGGAGCTATGGCGCAAGCTAAATTCGCTCACATGAATTCTCAAGATGTAATCGCTGTTATGCCTGAATTTACCAAAGCCCAAGCTGACTTGGACGCCATGTCTAAAAAATACCAGGATGAAATGCAGCGTACCAACGAAGAATTCCAGAAGAAGTATCAGGAATTCCTGGCACAAGCCGACTCTCTGCCGAAAAACATTGCAGAAAGACGTCAGAAAGAGCTGCAGGATATGGCTCAACGCCAAGAGCAGTTCCAACAAGAAGCTTATCAAAGTATGCAGAAAGCACAGCAAGATGCTATGGCTCCCATCTATCAGAAACTGGACGAAGCCATCCAGGCTGTCGGCAAGGCTGAAGGCGTGGTCTATATCTTCGACTTGGCCCGTACCCCGATACCATTCGTAGGAGCACAGAGCGTTGATGTAACTGCCAAAGTTA
This genomic window contains:
- the ribD gene encoding bifunctional diaminohydroxyphosphoribosylaminopyrimidine deaminase/5-amino-6-(5-phosphoribosylamino)uracil reductase RibD, with translation MNSEEEKYMLRCIQLAQNGLCNTAPNPMVGAVIVCDGKIIGEGYHVRCGEAHAEVNAIRSVKDTSLLKRSTIYVSLEPCSHYGKTPPCADLIIEKQIPRIVIGCRDPFSKVAGRGIQKLKDAGREVIVGVLETECRQLIRRFITFHTLRRPYITLKWAESSDRYIDYSRTDGKPVILSSPLTSMLVHKKRAEHSAILVGTRTAELDNPCLNVRHWYGRSPVRIVLDRQQKLSPSLHLFDGSVPTLVFTEAPHAPLPNVEYLPVSDYRRNILPELMETLYTRGLQSLLVEGGSQTLQSFIDAGLWDEIFVEEAPHLLHSGVKAPEISDGYPFATEYSFGRSFRHYTASRNSQ
- a CDS encoding DUF6242 domain-containing protein, with protein sequence MRIKFLSVIVSFLIVSFALSSCLDSDDNYEFSSDATIHAFGIDTIHGKHYKFTIDQLNRLIYNRDSLPVGSDTIIDRILIDTMTVTGWITSGSPTDTVFVMSDSVDLRPAMNNDAGMLFKAHAADGVTVREYKLKVNVHLQDPDSLVWTDMQNRGNIFSNTINLGQQKAVILGDELFVYTSNTTAYKTSTAPDKYNWSKVNVSNLPSDVKLTSAVEYNNALYMVTKSKRVFSSTNGGAWTEVTTLGDNVIVLINGFSDRLSGIVEINGKQYFNICKDGKNWEAENTADNLTLEEVPAGFPTENISTTQTNTGNGVEKVVLAGMPLANEQETIPWFSLDGKGWASLANTVYDTSCPGMVNPAIMYYGDMFYCFGGELDAIYNSITGIAWSKTETKFLLPQEFKGKGAYSIIVEPTKDKTVAPADKRDFIWVIFGGNGTKNEVWRGRLNRLGFEIQ
- a CDS encoding isoprenyl transferase codes for the protein MSYKEEIDLNRIPQHVAIIMDGNGRWAKQRGHERSYGHQAGAETVHVIAEEAAKLGVRYLTLYTFSTENWNRPSDEVAALMGLLFDSIEEETFMKNNISFRVIGDIEKLPANVQQRLNTCVAHTSHNTGMCLVLALSYSSRWEITEAARQIADLVQKGELKPEQIDSELISRHLTTHFMPDPDLLIRTGGELRLSNYMLWQCAYSELYFCDTYWPDFREEELRKAICDYQKRERRFGKTSEQIN
- the bamA gene encoding outer membrane protein assembly factor BamA, whose amino-acid sequence is MHYRIFSILVTFVCLFGCALTTAAQDVNNTDETEKPVILYSGTPKKYEIADIKVEGAQNYEDYVIVGLSGLSKGQTITVPGDEITQACKRYWRHGLFSDVEITADKIEGDQIWLTIHLTMRPRVSDIRYNGVKKSEREDLESRIGMIKGGQITPNLVDRAKTLIKRYFDDKGFKNADVIITQRDDPEKKNEVIVNIDIDKKEKVKVHQITIVGNEALTTKKLKRVMKKTNEKGKLLNLFRTKKFIEDNYEADKQLIIDKYNELGYRDAIIVTDSIKPYDDRTVDIFMQIEEGQKYYLRNVTWVGNTLYPSEQLNFLLQMKKGDVYNQKLLEERTMTDDDAIGNLYYNNGYLFYSLEPVEVNIVGDSIDLEMRIYEGRQATINKVSINGNDRLYENVVRRELRTRPGELFSREDLMRSMREIQQMGHFDPEQIQPDIQPRPEDGTVDIGYDLVSKANDQVEFSAGWGQTGIIGKLSLKFTNFSLSNLLHPGENYRGILPQGDGQTLTISGQTNAKYYQSYSVSFYDPWFGGKRPNAFSVSAFYSRQTDISSRYYNSAYMNSYYNSYYSGMYGYGMYNYGNYNNYENYYDPDKSIQMYGLAVMFGKRLKWPDDYFQFTAELSYQRYVLSDWQYFPVTNGKCNNLSLNLTLSRSSIDNPIYPRQGSEFSLSAQITPPFSLFDGTDYSKYSTSSQEDMNKMHKWIEYHKWKFKSKVYIPLMDPITVKRTPVLMGRVEFGLLGHYNKYKKSPFETFDVGGDGMTGYSSYATESIALRGYENSSLTPYGSEGYAYTRLGLELRYPLMLETSTSIYALTFVEAGNAWHDVNKFNPFELKRSAGVGVRIFLPMIGMMGIDWAYGFDKIMGSSQYGGSQFHFILGQEF
- a CDS encoding OmpH family outer membrane protein, with the protein product MKKSLLILFTLFAVSITAGAQKFALIDMEYILENIPAYERANEQLEQASRQWQSEVEKISEEAKTLYKNYQSQIASLSETQRGKKEEEIVAKEKSAAELRRKYFGPEGELYKKRESLMQPIQDEIYNAVKEIATQNGYAVVVDRASASSIIFASPSIDVSNEVLAKLGYSN
- a CDS encoding OmpH family outer membrane protein, which codes for MLKKIALLVVMFALPLGAMAQAKFAHMNSQDVIAVMPEFTKAQADLDAMSKKYQDEMQRTNEEFQKKYQEFLAQADSLPKNIAERRQKELQDMAQRQEQFQQEAYQSMQKAQQDAMAPIYQKLDEAIQAVGKAEGVVYIFDLARTPIPFVGAQSVDVTAKVKTQLGIK